From the genome of Rhododendron vialii isolate Sample 1 chromosome 10a, ASM3025357v1:
GGGCTGGTCCGTACGGGTTCTGCTCCAGTTTAATTGGGCTCTGACGGTGGGATTGGTCACCCATGATCAGTCGATATGCCCTTAAGCTGCCCGGATACCTGTGttacctaaaaaaaattgagcttttGATTTTTCACTCGCTGGGATTATGTGTCCATTTATCTTTTTTCGATCTATCTTGTGGTATCCAATGTAGTTTTGTTGTGATCCGAGTTAATTATGTGATCTGTTCATCTTATTGAGgtagttgggtttttttttcttttgtctcttttatttttttgatagtcATTTGTTATTACTGCTACCGAGATTCAATTTTCAGAAACTTCTGTACATACCTTTGGAAGATAAAATTGCAATCTTTGATGgaataacatttttttaaggcGTAATGGTAAATTAGATGATTGTTTTAAAATCATATGGTTAGTATTGATTGAACATAACCATCACGTGTGAAGATCAGTTCTGTTCTTTCTTGGGATTCCTTGTACAGTATATGCTCTTGGTGGTGCTTGtggttttttggtttgtttttaaGTTCCTGTCTTGCTTAACTTGTGGCATCTAATAGTTCCGAACTCGCACTTTGAGAGTGAGGAATTCAAAATCCAGTAACTTTTCAAGGGAGACATTACTAATCTGTTATTTGATGTTGTTGCAGTGGTTAGGAATGGCTGAAACAAAATCAGCTATGAGGAAACCAGTGTTTACTAAGGTTGATCAGTTGCGCCCTGGAACCAGTGGACATAATCTGACCGTGAAGGTTGTTAGTGCGAATATGGTAGTGCAGAAAGGCCGCCCAGATGGCCCTCAAGTACGCCAAATGAGGATTGCTGAGTGCTTGATTGGGGATGAAACTGGGACAATTTTGTTTACTGCAAGGAATGACCAAGGTATGGCTTTCCAGTTTGGTTTGTTCATGGTAAATCacattggttttgtttgttccttttcttcctcttgtgaccattttgaaaatcattgtcGGTGACTATGGCAAACGAAGGACTGTTTCCCATTCTTGCAAATCTGTTGTGCCTTTTCTTTCCTAGCCGGTAGTAGCTTCAGGAATTATTTCTGCGGAGCcccattttttttggagggtatACATAAGATTGAGTTTTGTGGTATTCAACTCTCTTCAAGTTTATTCGTTTGTTTTATTAGCCTGTCAGTTGTTGTCTTGCATTGGGAGTCAGAGATGTCGCCTCTTCTTAATTCTTTTGGAATGTAATGTCAGAGAAAAATCTATCTCGTTTACCCCAACAAGTCGAACATGATGCTTGTTAGAATTGGTAAAATGCGTCTTTCTTCTGCCATTATT
Proteins encoded in this window:
- the LOC131304856 gene encoding uncharacterized protein At4g28440-like, with product MAETKSAMRKPVFTKVDQLRPGTSGHNLTVKVVSANMVVQKGRPDGPQVRQMRIAECLIGDETGTILFTARNDQVDLMKPDSAVILRNAKIDMFKGSMRLAVDKWGRVEVTEPASFTVNEENNLSLVEYELVNVVEE